A genomic region of Pseudomonas sp. MPC6 contains the following coding sequences:
- a CDS encoding DUF6152 family protein has translation MKGMLGSIGLSLLLATTAAFAHHGWSEYDSSKSLTLNGTIEESGYSHPHGFVRLKTADKTWTVVLAPPSRMENRGLTRDMLSVGNEATVVGYQNRNKPDELRAERITVGGKTTELR, from the coding sequence ATGAAAGGCATGCTCGGCAGTATTGGATTGTCGCTCTTACTTGCCACAACGGCGGCGTTCGCCCATCACGGCTGGAGTGAATACGACTCCAGCAAATCCTTGACACTGAACGGCACCATAGAAGAATCCGGCTACTCCCATCCCCACGGTTTCGTGCGCCTCAAGACAGCGGACAAGACCTGGACCGTCGTCCTTGCACCGCCCTCGCGCATGGAGAATCGCGGCCTTACCCGGGACATGCTGAGTGTGGGCAACGAGGCCACCGTGGTCGGCTATCAGAATCGCAACAAGCCTGACGAATTGCGCGCCGAACGCATCACGGTCGGCGGCAAGACCACCGAGTTGCGGTGA
- a CDS encoding AraC family transcriptional regulator, producing the protein MDRLSTLLAHFGVSAGTFHSGSFCGTTGFDGNQACGHLHLLQAGELSLRLADGRDLQLDKPTLIFCPRPYRHRLLATDTSDTQLVCASLTFDGGAGNALAAALPDYLVLDLDAVPSLAGTLEWLFNEAFGGICGREAMMDRLVEVLVIQLLRHILTDREQSPGMMAGLADPRLARPMSLMHDTPARAWTVAELSAAANMSRAGFAEHFRRVVGQTPVDYLVNWRISLAQKRLREGKSIAVIADEVGYESPSALARAFRRKTGVSPREWVQGGKQR; encoded by the coding sequence ATGGATCGCTTATCCACCTTGCTCGCGCATTTCGGCGTCAGTGCCGGTACTTTCCACAGCGGGAGCTTCTGCGGCACCACGGGCTTCGATGGCAATCAGGCCTGTGGTCATTTGCATCTGCTTCAGGCGGGCGAACTGAGCCTCAGGCTGGCCGATGGACGCGACCTCCAGCTCGACAAGCCAACGCTGATTTTTTGCCCTCGGCCTTATCGCCATCGATTATTGGCAACGGACACCTCAGACACCCAGCTGGTGTGCGCCTCGCTGACCTTCGATGGTGGTGCCGGTAATGCGCTGGCTGCAGCCTTGCCCGATTACCTGGTGCTCGATCTCGATGCAGTGCCGAGCCTGGCTGGCACCCTGGAGTGGTTGTTCAACGAAGCCTTCGGCGGCATCTGTGGCCGCGAAGCGATGATGGACCGACTGGTCGAAGTGCTGGTGATCCAGTTACTGCGGCATATTCTGACTGACCGCGAGCAAAGCCCGGGAATGATGGCCGGCCTCGCCGATCCGCGTCTGGCGCGACCTATGAGCCTCATGCACGACACGCCCGCGAGGGCCTGGACCGTGGCCGAACTGTCGGCGGCGGCCAACATGTCCAGAGCCGGCTTTGCCGAACACTTTCGCCGGGTGGTGGGGCAGACGCCGGTCGATTATCTGGTGAACTGGCGCATCAGCCTGGCCCAGAAACGCTTGCGCGAAGGCAAGTCGATTGCCGTGATCGCCGATGAAGTCGGCTACGAGAGTCCCTCGGCCCTGGCCCGGGCGTTTCGGCGCAAGACAGGCGTCAGTCCGCGGGAATGGGTGCAGGGTGGGAAACAACGCTAG
- a CDS encoding IS110 family transposase encodes MAMSVSRSVVGVDVAKAEVVVYQADTDLLLAVSNDKPSLTKWLKTLPANSAIAIEATNIYHLDTVELAHAMGHTVYVIDGFRLSNYRKGVGGRAKTDASDARLLARYLKNEEEELRPWSPPPKVYTKLQSLLRRRATLVQARVSLTQSWNDEPLLKAAFKQQIAAMGRLDLLIQKKLLDVVKEAGLLEQVKRCQAVEGVGFLTATALTMAFQRGDFASGDAYIAFLGMDLRVSDSGQMNGRRKLTKKGDSEIRRLLHNAAMAASRSKTWKPFYERYLERGLKTTQVLVILARKLARVAFALMKNQSEYQPNPVFGASPQT; translated from the coding sequence GTGGCAATGAGTGTCTCGCGTTCTGTAGTCGGAGTGGATGTCGCCAAGGCCGAAGTGGTGGTCTATCAGGCCGACACGGATCTGCTGTTGGCCGTGTCAAACGATAAACCGTCTCTTACAAAGTGGCTGAAAACGTTACCTGCAAACAGCGCCATCGCTATTGAAGCCACCAATATCTATCACCTGGATACGGTTGAGCTGGCTCATGCAATGGGACATACCGTCTATGTCATCGACGGCTTCCGTTTGAGTAATTACCGCAAAGGAGTGGGTGGCCGCGCCAAAACAGATGCCAGCGACGCCCGTTTACTGGCGCGTTACTTGAAGAACGAAGAGGAAGAGCTACGTCCTTGGAGCCCGCCGCCGAAGGTCTATACCAAGCTTCAAAGCCTGCTTCGAAGACGAGCGACATTGGTCCAGGCGCGTGTCAGTTTGACTCAAAGCTGGAACGACGAACCGCTGCTGAAAGCGGCATTCAAACAACAGATCGCTGCCATGGGCCGATTGGATTTACTCATCCAGAAGAAGCTGTTGGACGTCGTAAAAGAGGCGGGTCTGCTCGAGCAAGTCAAACGCTGCCAGGCCGTAGAGGGGGTCGGTTTTCTTACCGCCACCGCACTGACGATGGCATTTCAACGCGGCGACTTCGCCAGTGGTGACGCCTATATCGCGTTTCTTGGAATGGATTTGAGAGTCTCTGATTCGGGGCAGATGAACGGACGTCGAAAGCTGACCAAGAAAGGTGACTCAGAGATACGGCGCCTGCTGCATAACGCGGCGATGGCTGCCAGTCGCTCAAAGACCTGGAAGCCGTTTTACGAACGCTATCTGGAGCGGGGATTAAAGACGACTCAAGTGCTGGTCATCCTGGCTCGCAAGCTGGCACGGGTGGCATTCGCCCTGATGAAGAACCAGAGCGAATATCAGCCAAATCCAGTTTTTGGGGCTTCCCCCCAAACATAG
- a CDS encoding alkaline phosphatase family protein: MSQPIRSGLASLTNSVLQSLGAGDNAAGIVLPRCKQVVLCLVDGLGAQLLDRYAHRAPYLSSRINKGEGQVLRSGFPSTTAASLASLATAEDSGSHGIVGAAFNVEGWQFNPLSWQLFDPRTGRLDAAACAEEIVASQSAWVKAAADGLLINAFLPAAIAGSAYTRAVFNGANVIAFTDPDDLIANVRSVSACNDRQLSYVYFGELDLCGHLHGPGSEKWQDTLEDIDRRIRSLRDQIEQDALLIVTADHGMTTIEEARTFDFDLMPDLQRGVASICGDIRARHVYLQDPTDANVVKRWRDILAGHSVLTREQALVLGLFGKNVTDAACRRIGDLLLIAGGNAGLVRSVREPFQTSWTGHHGALSDEEQLVPLIVATGG, translated from the coding sequence ATGTCCCAGCCGATCAGGTCTGGCCTGGCCAGCTTGACGAACTCGGTTCTGCAATCGCTGGGCGCCGGCGATAACGCGGCAGGCATCGTCTTGCCACGCTGCAAGCAGGTGGTGTTGTGTCTGGTTGACGGGCTCGGCGCGCAACTTCTGGACCGTTATGCCCACAGGGCTCCGTACCTGAGCTCACGGATAAACAAAGGGGAGGGGCAGGTGCTGCGTTCGGGCTTTCCGTCGACGACGGCTGCCAGCCTGGCGTCGCTGGCGACTGCAGAAGACAGCGGCAGTCATGGCATAGTCGGTGCGGCTTTCAATGTCGAGGGGTGGCAGTTCAATCCCCTGTCCTGGCAGCTCTTCGACCCGCGCACCGGTCGACTCGACGCAGCCGCCTGTGCCGAAGAGATCGTGGCCAGCCAGTCGGCCTGGGTGAAAGCGGCTGCCGATGGCTTGTTGATCAATGCGTTTCTGCCGGCCGCCATTGCCGGTTCGGCCTATACCCGGGCCGTGTTCAACGGGGCCAACGTCATTGCGTTCACTGATCCTGACGATCTGATTGCAAACGTTCGGTCGGTGTCAGCGTGCAATGATCGACAACTGTCGTACGTCTATTTCGGTGAACTCGACCTGTGCGGGCATTTGCACGGACCAGGGTCCGAGAAGTGGCAAGACACGCTCGAAGACATCGATCGACGAATCCGCAGTCTGCGAGATCAAATTGAGCAGGATGCGCTGCTGATAGTGACCGCTGACCATGGTATGACCACGATCGAAGAGGCCAGGACCTTTGATTTTGACTTGATGCCGGACTTGCAACGAGGAGTCGCCAGTATCTGTGGTGATATTCGGGCGCGGCATGTTTACCTTCAAGATCCCACCGATGCCAATGTAGTGAAGCGCTGGCGCGACATTCTCGCAGGTCACTCTGTGCTCACGCGAGAACAGGCGTTGGTGCTTGGCCTGTTCGGGAAGAACGTGACAGATGCCGCGTGCAGGCGCATTGGCGATCTTCTGCTGATCGCCGGGGGCAATGCCGGCCTGGTTCGCTCTGTCCGGGAACCCTTTCAGACCTCGTGGACAGGTCATCATGGAGCGCTGTCGGATGAAGAGCAGCTTGTACCTTTGATTGTCGCAACCGGGGGATGA
- a CDS encoding carboxymuconolactone decarboxylase family protein: MSRITPLSLEQVTDSTRALLEGVQKKIGFLPNVFPTLAHAPAVLAAYLQHSVALGKTSLSAIQKEAIFLATSQVNGCDYCLAAHTLFAGKAGLSGEDILSARHGQLNAFAALARQVTERRGHLSSEQIQAARAAGIDDAKIVEVIAHVASQTLTNYLNNVALTEVDFPAIDA, encoded by the coding sequence ATGAGTCGCATTACCCCACTGAGCCTTGAACAGGTCACCGACAGCACCCGTGCGTTGCTCGAAGGCGTGCAGAAAAAGATCGGCTTCCTGCCGAATGTCTTCCCGACACTGGCCCATGCCCCGGCCGTCCTGGCTGCCTACCTGCAACACTCCGTCGCCTTGGGCAAGACGTCCTTGAGCGCTATCCAAAAAGAAGCGATTTTTCTCGCCACGTCACAGGTCAACGGCTGCGACTATTGCCTGGCGGCTCACACGCTGTTTGCCGGCAAGGCCGGGCTTTCCGGGGAAGACATCCTCAGCGCTCGCCATGGCCAGCTCAATGCCTTTGCTGCGCTTGCCCGACAAGTCACCGAACGTCGTGGTCACCTGAGCAGCGAGCAGATCCAGGCCGCACGCGCAGCCGGTATCGACGATGCCAAAATAGTTGAAGTGATCGCTCACGTGGCGTCGCAAACCCTGACCAATTATCTCAACAACGTCGCCCTGACCGAGGTGGATTTCCCGGCCATTGACGCCTGA
- a CDS encoding peroxiredoxin, translated as MAIRIGDEAPDFTVESTEGTLNFHEWIGDKWAILFSHPKDFTPVCTTELGYMAGLKPEFDKRNTKIVGLSVDPVSNHQSWAKDIEETQGHAVNYPMIGDENLVVAKLYDMIHPNASGGARTAVDNATVRSVFIIGPDKKVKAMLIYPMSAGRNFDEVLRLLDSLQLNAKHTVATPVNWRPGEDVIIPTSVSDEDARKKYPEGFKTVKPYLRTVAQPK; from the coding sequence ATGGCAATCCGCATTGGCGATGAGGCACCGGACTTTACCGTCGAGAGCACCGAAGGCACGCTCAACTTCCACGAATGGATTGGCGACAAGTGGGCCATCCTGTTCTCGCATCCGAAGGACTTCACCCCGGTCTGCACCACGGAACTGGGCTACATGGCCGGGCTCAAGCCCGAATTCGACAAGCGCAACACCAAAATCGTCGGGCTCAGCGTCGACCCGGTCAGTAACCATCAGAGCTGGGCCAAGGACATCGAAGAAACCCAGGGCCATGCGGTCAATTACCCGATGATCGGCGACGAGAACCTGGTGGTGGCCAAGCTCTACGACATGATTCACCCCAACGCCAGTGGCGGCGCACGGACCGCCGTGGACAACGCCACGGTGCGTTCGGTGTTCATCATCGGCCCGGACAAGAAGGTCAAGGCGATGCTGATCTACCCGATGAGCGCCGGGCGCAACTTCGATGAAGTGCTGCGACTGCTCGACTCCCTGCAGCTGAACGCCAAGCACACCGTCGCCACCCCAGTGAACTGGCGGCCGGGGGAGGACGTGATCATTCCTACGTCGGTGTCCGACGAGGATGCGCGCAAGAAGTATCCGGAAGGCTTCAAGACCGTGAAACCTTACTTGCGCACGGTGGCGCAACCCAAGTAA
- a CDS encoding DUF3772 domain-containing protein, with the protein MRPALKAMIFVAFTLFGSSPGTLSAADLPDVSAPRPGIAALAVSQSDLQALQLRLDILKQQISLVDNYNQLEGPQDLVQAFILDVDRQSASLLPLQTQLRAQLGVLGPVPLDDVATEQSDIAAQRALLTEQKNKVDATLKTLVALKESAADLITQIAGIRRNLLESELTLSTRSILNPGFWSPLLSPSPDDRQRLGSFIDQARDVIKTVWQPGQRLFTVALLLLALVLWTLGRRLAERGLTWLCIHRMPEGRLRRSSLALASVLATVLTVGISLQLLFFACTRESPLTPMLMTFSQEFEKIVYACVLITALSRALLSTQHPSWRLPALSDPVALALKPFPRLLATTLLVLMTTVQVSNAAGMSSDVVIAGRGVIALTVTIIIIILLLRTGKVRRQVVASGEASEAGTTFAGVLYAITGLALLIALLALLSGYISLARFITYELVWGFLIISGFYLLIQLAKDACEYLFSPRSPSGKALKQLLGIDDRRLDQIEVILSGAARAGLLLLAAVTLVVGGIGSTLAQLITNVFSMLGGGGLRKLNIIPGHLFNAVLALLIGVYLIRSLRRWLDNEFLPKTDMDPGMRASLSTLFANIGYALVILLTLSSLGVQWTNLAWIVSALSVGIGFGLQEIVKNFVSGLILLTERPVKVGDLISISGVEGDIRRINVRATEIQLSDRSIVIVPNSQLISQNLRNVTLGGSAQGVATLELTFPLDIDPEQVKNLLYDTYCEHETILDKPAPVVRFSKLTPEGITLTITGYVGSPRIVSTTKSDLLFEILKRLGAAGIELAKPAPAA; encoded by the coding sequence ATGCGCCCTGCATTGAAAGCCATGATCTTTGTCGCTTTCACGCTTTTCGGGTCGAGCCCCGGAACGCTGTCGGCAGCCGACCTGCCGGACGTTTCAGCGCCCAGGCCGGGGATCGCAGCCCTTGCGGTGTCCCAGAGCGACCTCCAGGCGTTGCAACTTCGACTGGACATTCTCAAACAGCAAATTTCGCTGGTAGACAACTACAACCAGCTCGAAGGGCCGCAGGATCTGGTTCAGGCGTTCATCCTCGATGTCGATCGCCAGTCGGCCTCATTGCTTCCCTTGCAGACTCAATTGCGCGCACAACTCGGCGTGTTGGGCCCCGTTCCGCTCGACGATGTGGCAACGGAGCAGTCCGATATCGCTGCGCAAAGGGCATTACTCACCGAGCAAAAAAACAAAGTCGACGCCACCTTGAAAACCCTGGTAGCACTCAAGGAAAGTGCCGCTGACCTCATCACCCAGATTGCCGGCATTCGGCGCAACCTGTTGGAAAGCGAACTGACCCTGAGCACCCGCAGCATCCTCAATCCGGGTTTCTGGTCGCCGCTATTGAGCCCGTCGCCGGATGATCGGCAGCGCTTGGGCTCGTTCATCGATCAAGCGCGAGACGTGATCAAGACCGTCTGGCAACCCGGTCAGCGCCTCTTCACCGTGGCATTGCTGTTGCTGGCCCTGGTCCTCTGGACCCTGGGCCGCAGGCTCGCCGAACGAGGGCTGACGTGGTTGTGCATCCACCGCATGCCCGAGGGGCGCCTGCGCCGAAGCTCACTTGCACTCGCCTCGGTGCTGGCCACGGTATTGACCGTTGGCATTTCCCTGCAATTGCTGTTTTTTGCCTGCACGCGCGAAAGTCCACTGACGCCGATGCTGATGACCTTTTCCCAGGAATTCGAAAAGATCGTTTATGCCTGCGTGCTCATTACCGCGTTGAGCCGCGCCTTGTTGTCCACGCAACACCCCTCCTGGCGGCTGCCCGCGCTTTCCGATCCGGTGGCGCTGGCGCTCAAACCCTTTCCTCGGCTGTTGGCCACAACCCTGCTGGTTCTGATGACGACAGTCCAGGTGAGCAATGCAGCCGGCATGAGCAGTGACGTCGTGATCGCGGGTCGAGGCGTCATCGCGCTGACGGTCACGATCATTATCATTATTTTACTGTTGCGTACCGGCAAAGTCCGAAGACAAGTCGTGGCGAGCGGCGAGGCCTCCGAAGCAGGCACGACCTTCGCCGGCGTGCTCTATGCCATCACCGGTCTGGCGTTATTGATTGCGCTGTTGGCGCTGCTCAGTGGCTACATCTCTCTGGCAAGGTTCATCACTTACGAACTGGTCTGGGGTTTCCTGATCATTTCCGGCTTTTATCTGCTGATACAGCTGGCGAAGGATGCCTGCGAGTACCTGTTTTCGCCCAGGAGTCCAAGCGGCAAGGCGCTAAAACAATTGCTGGGCATCGATGATCGCCGACTGGACCAGATCGAGGTCATTCTATCGGGGGCCGCCCGGGCCGGGCTATTGCTGTTAGCGGCTGTCACGCTGGTTGTCGGGGGTATCGGATCGACGCTTGCACAACTGATCACCAATGTCTTTTCCATGCTCGGCGGCGGCGGGCTGCGCAAACTCAACATTATCCCGGGCCACCTGTTCAATGCGGTGCTGGCCCTGTTGATTGGCGTTTACCTGATTCGATCGTTGCGCCGCTGGCTGGATAACGAATTTCTGCCAAAAACCGACATGGACCCGGGCATGCGGGCCTCGCTCAGCACGCTGTTCGCCAACATCGGCTACGCCCTGGTCATTCTGCTGACGCTGTCATCCCTGGGCGTGCAGTGGACCAATCTGGCCTGGATCGTCAGCGCCTTGTCGGTGGGGATCGGCTTTGGCTTGCAGGAGATCGTCAAGAACTTCGTCTCCGGCCTGATCCTGCTGACCGAGCGGCCGGTAAAGGTGGGCGACCTGATCAGTATCAGCGGGGTCGAAGGTGACATCCGTCGAATCAACGTGAGGGCCACCGAAATCCAGCTCAGTGACCGCTCGATCGTCATCGTCCCGAATTCGCAGCTGATCTCGCAGAACCTGCGCAACGTGACCCTGGGCGGCAGTGCCCAAGGGGTGGCGACACTCGAACTGACCTTCCCCCTGGACATCGACCCCGAGCAGGTGAAAAACCTGCTGTACGACACGTATTGCGAGCACGAGACCATTCTTGACAAACCGGCGCCGGTGGTCCGGTTCAGCAAACTGACCCCCGAAGGCATCACGCTGACCATCACCGGTTATGTCGGCAGCCCGAGAATTGTCAGCACCACCAAAAGCGACCTGCTGTTCGAGATCCTCAAGCGCCTGGGTGCCGCCGGGATTGAATTGGCCAAGCCGGCACCCGCGGCATGA
- a CDS encoding LysR substrate-binding domain-containing protein, translating to MVRGAHHVVAGVAGHQLRLPTRCSRHVASLQALQALVEVADTGSFTQAAQTLCLTQSAVSRKIQQLEGHFGLPMFVRNSRHVRLTPEGEQVLATARTVLAQLKTLEERLAPQKRPFRIRMHVSLAVRWLLPKLSEFYRSHPDVSLSIETVATEVVEPAIDSDAYILYLPEPSADPDCLTLFEDALVPVCAPGLASPTRPLQSIEDLVGFALLHRSADKHDWGQWLAANDGKSLEDYRHIPFNLDELALDAAARGLGVAMTDLTLAAESIERGVLVIPFGPPLKTRGIYALNLQPSAASHPACSLIMQWFAQQAE from the coding sequence ATGGTTCGAGGGGCTCACCACGTCGTAGCCGGTGTTGCCGGTCATCAACTTCGACTCCCGACCCGTTGCAGTCGCCACGTTGCTTCGCTGCAAGCCTTGCAGGCATTGGTCGAAGTCGCCGACACCGGCAGCTTCACCCAGGCTGCGCAGACGCTGTGCCTGACCCAAAGCGCAGTGAGCAGGAAAATCCAGCAACTGGAGGGTCATTTCGGCTTGCCGATGTTTGTGCGGAATAGCCGCCATGTCCGACTGACGCCGGAGGGCGAACAGGTGCTGGCAACCGCGCGCACTGTCCTGGCGCAATTGAAAACACTGGAGGAGCGGCTGGCACCGCAGAAACGTCCTTTCCGCATCCGCATGCATGTGTCGCTGGCGGTGCGATGGCTACTGCCGAAGTTGAGCGAGTTCTATCGCAGTCACCCGGACGTTTCACTGTCGATCGAAACCGTGGCGACTGAAGTGGTGGAGCCGGCGATCGATAGCGATGCCTACATCCTCTATCTGCCGGAGCCGTCCGCTGATCCGGATTGCCTGACCCTGTTCGAGGACGCCCTGGTGCCGGTGTGCGCCCCGGGCCTGGCCAGCCCGACCCGGCCCCTGCAGTCAATCGAAGATCTGGTGGGTTTTGCGCTGCTGCATCGTTCGGCGGACAAGCATGACTGGGGCCAGTGGCTGGCAGCCAACGATGGCAAGTCGCTGGAGGATTACCGGCACATCCCCTTCAACCTCGACGAGCTGGCGCTCGATGCCGCAGCGCGAGGATTGGGGGTGGCCATGACCGACTTGACCCTGGCGGCCGAATCCATCGAACGGGGCGTGCTGGTCATACCGTTCGGCCCTCCCTTGAAAACCCGCGGCATCTATGCGCTGAACCTGCAGCCTTCAGCAGCCTCGCACCCGGCGTGTTCGCTGATCATGCAATGGTTCGCCCAGCAGGCCGAATGA
- a CDS encoding DUF6644 family protein: protein MQAVDSNGGTRPDSWLDWLNDSSVGAAMRGDLWLYPMVEVVHILGFTVLVGSVLMFDLRVLGLSKDIAVTALARHLLTWSIAALLLIVPAGLMMFSAHPHDFASNGVFILKLCLIATAGVNAALFHVGVYRSVNRWNTAVAAPGIAKMQALFSIALWVIVILCGRLLAYT, encoded by the coding sequence ATGCAGGCCGTGGATAGCAACGGTGGAACGAGGCCGGACAGCTGGCTGGACTGGCTGAATGACTCGTCCGTCGGGGCGGCCATGCGCGGCGACCTGTGGCTGTATCCGATGGTCGAGGTGGTTCACATCCTCGGTTTCACGGTGCTGGTGGGCTCGGTCCTGATGTTCGATCTGCGGGTGCTCGGGCTGTCGAAAGACATTGCGGTCACGGCCCTGGCGCGCCACCTGCTGACCTGGTCGATTGCGGCCCTGCTGTTGATCGTGCCCGCGGGGCTGATGATGTTTTCAGCCCATCCCCATGATTTCGCCTCCAACGGCGTGTTTATCCTCAAGCTGTGCCTGATCGCCACCGCAGGCGTCAATGCAGCCCTGTTCCACGTCGGTGTGTACCGCTCCGTCAATCGATGGAACACCGCCGTTGCGGCCCCTGGCATCGCAAAGATGCAGGCGCTGTTTTCGATTGCACTATGGGTCATCGTGATTCTCTGCGGACGACTGTTGGCGTACACCTGA
- a CDS encoding acetyl-CoA C-acyltransferase family protein has protein sequence MNPSDIFVISAVRSAIGSFGGSLKDVSPIQLATDVCRAAIERSGLAPEHIGHAVMGHVIPTEARDAYISRAVAMNAGLPKETPAFNVNRLCGSGLQAIVSAAQSLMLGDAGAALAGGVESMSRGAYLLPQARWGARMGDMQAIDYMLGVLQDPFAGFHMGITAENIAERYGISRQAQDELALLSQQRAARAIAEGRFAPQIVPIEVASRKGTVTFATDEHVRAEVNAEQLAKMKPAFKKDGSVTAGNASGLNDGAGALIMATGEMVRAQGLKPMARLVGYAHAGVEPELMGLGPIPATRLVLKRAGLTVADLDVIESNEAFAAQACAVAQELGFDPEKVNPNGSGISLGHPVGATGAIIATKAIHELHRVQGRYALATMCIGGGQGIAVLFERV, from the coding sequence ATGAACCCTTCCGATATTTTTGTTATCAGCGCCGTGCGCTCGGCCATCGGCAGCTTTGGCGGCTCACTCAAGGATGTGTCACCCATCCAGCTGGCCACCGACGTTTGCCGTGCCGCCATTGAGCGTTCGGGCCTGGCGCCGGAGCATATCGGTCACGCCGTAATGGGGCATGTGATCCCGACCGAAGCCCGTGATGCCTACATTTCCCGGGCCGTGGCGATGAATGCCGGCCTGCCCAAGGAAACGCCGGCCTTCAACGTCAACCGTCTCTGCGGCTCCGGTTTACAGGCGATTGTCAGTGCTGCACAAAGCCTGATGCTGGGGGATGCCGGGGCGGCACTGGCCGGTGGCGTCGAGTCCATGAGCCGTGGCGCCTATCTGCTGCCGCAGGCACGCTGGGGCGCACGCATGGGTGACATGCAGGCCATCGACTACATGCTCGGCGTGCTGCAAGACCCCTTTGCCGGTTTCCACATGGGCATCACCGCGGAAAACATCGCCGAGCGTTATGGCATCAGCCGTCAGGCCCAGGATGAACTGGCACTGCTGAGTCAGCAGCGTGCGGCCCGGGCCATTGCCGAAGGGCGGTTTGCCCCGCAGATCGTGCCGATCGAAGTGGCGAGCCGTAAAGGTACGGTGACCTTTGCCACCGACGAACACGTACGCGCCGAGGTCAACGCCGAGCAATTGGCCAAGATGAAACCGGCCTTCAAAAAAGACGGTAGCGTTACCGCCGGCAACGCCTCCGGCCTCAATGACGGTGCCGGCGCGCTGATCATGGCCACCGGTGAAATGGTCCGTGCGCAAGGCCTCAAGCCGATGGCCCGACTGGTCGGGTATGCCCATGCCGGTGTCGAGCCGGAACTGATGGGACTGGGCCCGATTCCCGCCACCCGGCTGGTGCTCAAACGCGCCGGTCTGACCGTTGCCGACCTGGATGTCATCGAATCCAACGAAGCCTTCGCCGCCCAGGCGTGTGCCGTGGCGCAAGAACTGGGCTTCGACCCGGAGAAGGTCAACCCCAACGGTTCGGGGATCTCCCTGGGGCATCCGGTGGGCGCCACTGGCGCGATTATCGCCACCAAGGCCATTCACGAACTGCACCGAGTTCAGGGCCGGTACGCCCTGGCAACCATGTGCATTGGCGGCGGCCAGGGCATTGCCGTGTTGTTCGAGCGCGTCTGA
- a CDS encoding NAD(P)/FAD-dependent oxidoreductase — protein sequence MTQHILIVGAGFGGVWSALGAARLLDQHDRNDVRITVLAPQAELRIRPRFYEPDVHTMMAPLGALFDAVGVNFVQGSADEIDVQAKQVTYNDVHGTQGRLQYDRLVLAAGSRLIRPDLEGMIEHAFDVDQIETATRLETHIKSLKNRPASAARNTVVVAGGGFTGIETATEMPARLRAALGDDADIRVIVVDRGPQIAASMGDGIRPAIIEASAHLGIEWVLDATVASVDAGGVTLADGQRIESSTVIWTVGFRASPLTEQVAGTRDPQGRLHVDGHLKVLGQTDIFATGDVAYAATDTVGNFAAMSCQHAISLGRYAGNNVAADLLGVAPMIYSQPKYVTCLDLGAWGAVFTEGWDRQLKLVKQEAKELKTQINTRWIYPPAADRATALAAADPLIPVA from the coding sequence ATGACACAGCACATTTTGATCGTTGGCGCAGGATTCGGTGGCGTCTGGAGCGCCTTGGGCGCAGCCCGTCTATTGGACCAGCATGATCGCAATGACGTCCGGATCACCGTCCTGGCCCCCCAGGCGGAGCTGCGAATCCGCCCTCGGTTCTACGAGCCGGACGTGCACACGATGATGGCGCCGCTTGGCGCGTTGTTCGACGCGGTGGGCGTGAATTTCGTACAAGGCTCGGCCGACGAGATCGATGTGCAGGCCAAACAGGTGACCTACAACGACGTGCACGGCACGCAAGGCCGGTTGCAGTATGACCGACTGGTCCTGGCCGCCGGCAGTCGTCTCATCCGTCCTGACCTTGAAGGCATGATCGAGCATGCATTCGACGTCGATCAGATCGAAACGGCCACGCGGCTGGAAACCCACATCAAGTCGCTGAAGAACCGGCCTGCCAGCGCCGCCCGCAACACCGTGGTGGTGGCCGGTGGTGGTTTCACCGGCATCGAAACGGCCACCGAAATGCCGGCCCGCCTGCGTGCTGCGCTGGGTGACGACGCAGACATCAGAGTCATTGTCGTGGACCGCGGGCCGCAAATCGCCGCGTCGATGGGCGACGGTATTCGTCCCGCCATCATCGAAGCGTCCGCGCACCTGGGGATCGAGTGGGTACTCGATGCGACAGTCGCTTCGGTGGATGCCGGCGGGGTAACGCTGGCTGACGGGCAGCGTATCGAGTCGAGTACCGTGATCTGGACGGTCGGGTTTCGCGCCAGTCCTCTGACCGAGCAAGTCGCCGGCACCCGGGATCCTCAAGGGCGCCTGCACGTCGATGGTCACCTGAAGGTGCTGGGACAAACCGACATTTTCGCCACGGGTGACGTGGCCTATGCCGCGACCGACACGGTGGGGAATTTCGCGGCGATGTCCTGCCAGCACGCCATTAGCCTGGGCCGTTACGCCGGCAACAACGTGGCGGCCGACCTGCTCGGCGTGGCACCGATGATCTACAGCCAGCCCAAGTACGTGACGTGCCTGGACCTCGGCGCCTGGGGCGCAGTGTTCACTGAAGGCTGGGATCGTCAATTGAAACTGGTGAAACAGGAAGCCAAGGAACTCAAGACCCAGATCAACACCCGGTGGATCTATCCGCCGGCAGCCGATCGTGCGACGGCCCTGGCGGCAGCCGACCCGCTGATTCCAGTGGCATGA